In one window of Rhodopseudomonas palustris HaA2 DNA:
- a CDS encoding peroxiredoxin, translating into MSKQTRKNPSKSESLKTPAAKSAAAAGMAAKSSPTKKSSPTKTTKAKAKPASPAKAKTPAAKPAAPAVAGLAEGAQAPAFTLTRDGGETVTLASFSGKKLVLFFYPRANTPGCTKEAIDFTRLKPAFETCGAAVVGVSADSVKAQDSFRDKHGLATPLLSDPTHAMLEAYGAWGEKSLYGRKFEGIVRSTVLIGRDGKIARVWRNVKVDGHADQVLAAAQLL; encoded by the coding sequence ATGTCCAAGCAAACGCGCAAGAATCCCTCGAAATCCGAAAGCCTGAAGACGCCGGCGGCGAAATCGGCAGCCGCGGCCGGAATGGCTGCCAAGTCGTCCCCTACCAAGAAGTCGTCCCCCACCAAGACGACCAAGGCCAAGGCGAAGCCGGCGAGCCCGGCCAAGGCCAAAACGCCCGCGGCCAAACCCGCCGCTCCGGCTGTCGCCGGTCTTGCCGAGGGCGCCCAGGCGCCGGCCTTCACGCTGACCCGCGACGGCGGCGAAACCGTCACACTGGCAAGCTTTTCCGGAAAGAAGCTCGTGCTGTTCTTCTACCCGCGCGCCAACACGCCGGGCTGCACCAAGGAGGCGATCGACTTCACCCGACTGAAGCCCGCCTTCGAGACCTGCGGCGCCGCGGTGGTCGGCGTCTCGGCGGATTCGGTCAAGGCGCAGGATTCCTTCCGCGACAAGCACGGCCTGGCGACACCGCTGCTGTCCGACCCCACTCACGCGATGCTCGAAGCGTACGGCGCATGGGGCGAAAAATCCTTATACGGCCGAAAGTTCGAGGGCATTGTTCGCAGTACGGTTCTGATCGGCCGCGACGGTAAAATCGCGCGGGTGTGGCGCAATGTGAAGGTCGACGGCCATGCCGATCAGGTCCTCGCCGCCGCGCAATTGCTGTGA